The region ATCGCCGGCGTGGCGCACGTACGGGCGGGCGGACATGTCGTTGCCTCTCCAACCGGTGGATGCCGTCTATTCACTAGTCAGTGTCTAGCGAATATGTTGCTAGTATGGCGAAGTCATGGACGATGTCAAGGGCGCAAAGCCGACTCGGCGCTACCGGTCCGCGGTGCGTGAGGAGAGCGCGCGGCGCACCCGACAGGCGGTGGTCGGCGCGGCAGCCGAGTTGTTCGTCGCGCGCGGGTACGCCGGCACCTCGTTGGCCGATGTGGCAGCCGCCGCAGGCGTCGCGCGGCCGACCGTGTTCGCCGCGTTTGGGTCGAAGCCGGCGTTGCTACGGCAGGTCCTCGACGAGGCGCTCGCCGGTGACGACGAGCCGGTACCGGTGGCGCAACGGCCCTGGTTCCGGCCGGTCTTCGAGGCCGACACGCAGGCCGGGGTCCTGCACGCGTACGCCGGTGTGTGCACCCTGATCGGCCGGCGCGCGGCGCGGATCTTCGAGACCGTCCGGCGGGCGGCCGACGAAGCGTCTGAGGTCGCCGGGGTGTGGGAGACGCTGCTGCGCAACCGTCGCGCGGGTGCCCGGATGGTGGTCGAGCGAGGTTACTCGCTCGGCCCGCTGCGCCAAGGCGCCGACGTCGAGCGGGCGGTCGACGTTCTGTGGATCTTCAACGACCCGGCGCACTATGACGCGTTGGTGCTGCGGTGCGGCTGGACCGAGGACTCGTTCCGCGACTGGCTGTCCGAACGTATGCAGGACGTGCTGCTGGTCCGCTGAGCGTTCAGCTCGGTTGTCCGACCCTCGGCCGCTGCCCCTGGCGCTCGCACCAGGGGCGACGGATGACTGGCTGCTCGTCCGGCGCGCATTCCCGACCTGGTCCACGGCTGATCCGGCGCGGGGCCCCGGCCGGGGCTGGTAGACAGGACTGGTGCGTCATCGCGCCGGCGTCGTGCTCGTGCTCGTGCTCGCCGCGCTGCTGGGCGGCTGCGCGCGGCCCGAGCCCCGCCCGGTGCCGGCCACCCCGCAGTCGACTCAGGCGCGGCCCACCCCCACGCCGACCCCCGCTGAGCGGCTGCCGGGGTTCGTGGTGCTGACCGACGTCGACCCGCGCATCCACGCCGACATCCGGTACGCGACACCGCACAACTTCGTCGGCCGCCCGATCACCGGCTACCACGAGCCGCTGTGCCTGCTCACCCGGCAGGCCGCCGAGGCGCTGCGGCGCGTGCAGGACGCCGCGCTGGCTGGTGGGCACAGTCTCAAGGTGTACGACTGCTACCGCCCGCAGCCGGCGGTGGACGACTTCGTCGCCTGGTCGAAGCGTCCCGGCGAGCAGCAGACCAAGGCCGAGTTCTACCCGGACGTGGCCAAGAACCGTCTCTTCGCCGAGGGGTACATCGGGGCGCCCACCGCGCACAGCCGAGGCAGCACCATGGACCTGACCCTGGTCGAGGAACCGCCTGCCAGCCAGCCCCCGTACCGGGTCGGGCAGCCGCTGGTCGCCTGCACCGCGCCGCACGGGCAGCGTTTCGCCGACAACAGCATCGACATGGGTACGGGCTTCGACTGTTTCGACTCCCGGGCGCACACCGCCGACGCCCGCATCACCGGCACGCCTCGGGACAACCGACGGTTGTTGCAGCGGCTGATGACCGACGCCGGGTTCGTCAACTACGACCGCGAGTGGTGGCACTACAGCCTGCGCGACGAGCCGTACCCGGACACGTTCTTCGCCGCGCCGGTCGCCCGATCGTCGGTCGGCTGATCTCAGGTCCAGTAGAGGATCCGGCAGGCCGGGACCCGGGCGGTCAGCTCGGCGGTGAACCAGCCACGCAGCTCGGCCATCGTGTCGCGCGGGTAGACGTACTTCACCGCGCCGAACTTCCCGCGCTTGCGGGTGCGGGACTCCTCGTCCATCTCCAGCCGGGTGCGCGGGTACCACCCGAGCAGCACCTCCTTGCTGCCGGGGGTGAACCGGTGGGTGATCAGCTCGGCGGTCAGGTCCAGGTCGGGGACCCCGTCGACCGCCGCGCGGACCTGGTCGAGCAGCTCCCCGTAGGCCTCCCGCCAGTCGGGCAGCGCGATGATCGGCGCGATGGTCAGCCCCACCGGGTAGCCGTCGAGCGCGAGTCGGCGCAGCGCGGCCAGGCGGTCCGGCACCCGGGCGGTGCCGCCCTCGAACCGTTCGCCTACCGGGGCGCAGTTGACGCTGAACCGGACCCGGGTCCGGTTCAGCGTGCGGCAGCCCCACGAAGGTGCCCACGTCCGCGTACTTGGTGGTCCAGCGCAACTGCACCGGCGCGTCCCAGTCGGCGAAGTGCTGCACCGCCCGCCGCCAACTGCCGGTCAGGTGCTCCAACGCGAGCGGATCGGTGTAGCAGGACGCCTCGAACGTGGTGCCCTCGTCGGCGCGCCGCGCGTTGCGGCTGGTCACCGTCCCGCGCCCGGCGTACGCGCTCAGCCCGGCCAGGATGTCGTCGAGGTCCGCGTACACCCGGGTGACGGGTGGGCCGGACAGTGAACCGGCCAGGTAGCAGTACTGGCAGTGCGCCGGGCAGCCCTCGGCCAGGTCGACCCGCCAGTCGGCGCTGGGCGCGATCGGTTGCAGGGTGCGCCGCGAGGGTGGGCTCACCACGATCGCCATGGTCGACTTGGCGTGCGCGTACGTCTCCCGGTCGGTCTGCCCCCGTACCCCGGTGAGCCGGTTGGATTTCAGGTGTTCCACCTCGATGCCCAGTTCCCGCACCCGTTCGACGATCCGTTGGCCGTGGGGGTGGTCGAGCGCGGCCGGGGTGGCCACCACCCGGCCGGGGGTCCAGCGGCGCGCGGGCCGGGCCGGCGGCGCGAGGCCGGCCAGGTCGCGGGTCTGCACCCGTTCGCCGCTGGCGTCGTGCGGCGCGGCGGGTGCGTCCACGGCGAGCGGCTGGTCGACGTCGACGGCATCCGGGCTGGTCATCGGGCCGGGGTACCCGTTGCCGTAGGAATCCCACCCGATCCGCCGATCGGCGATTGACGTGATCAGGTGAGAGGAATAACCTTTCGTCTATCTGTAAACCTTGTGAACAGATGCACCCCGACGCGGCGGCGCGCGTCCCCACCGAAGGGACGATCAGGTGATCGCAGAACTCTCCACGCGTACCAGACGGATCCTGTCGTTGTTCGTGGCCCTTGTCGTCGCGTTGACCGCCGGTGTCGCGGTCAGCGCCTCGCGATCCGCGCAGGCCGCCCCGACGTTCAAGGTCCTGGCCTTCTACAACGGCACCTGGGACGACGCGCACATCGACTTCGTCAAGGACGCCCGGGCCTGGTTCCCGCAGGCCGCAGCCCAGCACGGCTTCTCCTGGGAGGCCACCAACAACTGGGGTCTGCTGAACACCGCGAACCTGGCCCAGTACAAGGTCGTCATGTTCCTGGACGACGCGCCGCCCGCCGCGCAGCGGGCCGCGTTCCAGCAGTACGTGCAGAACGGCGGGGGATGGCTGGGCTTCCACGTCAGCGCGTTCACCACCAACCCGTCGAGCTGGAGCTGGTACTACAACACCTTCCTCGGCAGCGGTTCATTCCAGACCAACACGTGGGGGCCCACCCGGGTCACGATGCGCGTCGACAACCGCACCCACGCCGCGACCCGCAACCTGCCCGCGACGTTCCCCTCGTCGATCAGCGAGTGGTACTCCTGGAGCAACGACCTGCGGCAGAACCCCAACATCGACATCCTCGCCTCGGTCGACCCGTCCAGCTTCCCGGTCGGCACCGACCCCAACCAGTCCTGGTACGGCGGCTACTACCCGCTCGTCTGGAGCAACCGGCAGTACAAGATGCTGTACGCCAACTTCGGCCACAACGCGATGAACTACAGCACCAAGACCGGCCTGTCGTCCACCTTCGACAGCCCGCAGCAGAACCAACTGCTGATCGACGGCCTGCACTGGCTCGCCGGCGTCAGCACCACACCCCCGACGACGCCCCCGCCGTCCGACGGCATCTCGCCGACCGCCTGGCACACGGTGGTCAACCGGGGCAGCGGCAAGTGCGTGGACGCCCGGGCCGCCGCCAGCGCGAACGGCACCGCCATCCAGCAGTACACCTGCAACAACAGCGCCGCCCAGCAGTACCAGTTCGGGCCGACCAGCGGCGGTTTCCTGCGGGTCAACAATCGCAACAACAGCGCCCAGGTGCTCGACGTGACAAACGTGTCGACAGCCGACTCCGCGCCGATCCAGCTCTGGAACTACACCGGCGGCAACAACCAGCAGTGGCGGGCCGAATCCGAGGGTGGCGGCTACTACCGCCTGGTCAACCGGCTCAGCGGCAAGTGCCTCGACGTGCCGGGAGCGTCCACCGCGGACAGTGTCCAGCTCATCCAGTACACCTGCAACGGGACCGCCGCGCAGTCCTTCCGACTGGTGCCCCTGTCATAACTCCGCTGTAGCCTCGCGGCCATGGCGATTCCCGACCTGGTGCCGATCGCGCACGAGCCCGACTACCGCACCCGCACGATCGGCCACTACGACAAGGGTCAGTTCTTCGGCTCCGTCACCGCCACCATCGAGGACGGTGCCGGAGCCGAAGACGACTGGTACCGCCACAAGCGGTGGTACGCGGTGCTGCACCGCTTCGACGCCGACGGCACACACGTCGACTCGGACATCTGGTTCGCCGGCACCAGCGAGGACGAGGACGCCTCCATCGACCGGGCCGAGGCACGCCTCGCCGAGTGGTTGGACGCGTTGCCCGGTCGGGAGTTCGCCGACATCGCCATCCGGCTGTTCCAGGTCGAGGTCGGCGGGCACATCTTCGGTCTGGTCGACTGGTCCCACGAGTACGACGGCGCCGACCACGCCGAATTCCTCCCCGACGACCTCGGCTTCGACCCGCCCTGGGACGGCTGTTACGACACCTGAGCCACCCACCGGCCCAGCCGGCCACACTCGGGCGGCGATATCCATTGCGGACTCGCCGCCGCCCTCCTACTGTCAGCGGTGCAAGGTCAACCGATCCACCGAAGGGAGCACGCCATGTCGCGACGCGTCCGCACCGACATCGCCCGGCGACTG is a window of Micromonospora sp. WMMD961 DNA encoding:
- a CDS encoding M15 family metallopeptidase, coding for MRHRAGVVLVLVLAALLGGCARPEPRPVPATPQSTQARPTPTPTPAERLPGFVVLTDVDPRIHADIRYATPHNFVGRPITGYHEPLCLLTRQAAEALRRVQDAALAGGHSLKVYDCYRPQPAVDDFVAWSKRPGEQQTKAEFYPDVAKNRLFAEGYIGAPTAHSRGSTMDLTLVEEPPASQPPYRVGQPLVACTAPHGQRFADNSIDMGTGFDCFDSRAHTADARITGTPRDNRRLLQRLMTDAGFVNYDREWWHYSLRDEPYPDTFFAAPVARSSVG
- a CDS encoding TetR/AcrR family transcriptional regulator, which gives rise to MDDVKGAKPTRRYRSAVREESARRTRQAVVGAAAELFVARGYAGTSLADVAAAAGVARPTVFAAFGSKPALLRQVLDEALAGDDEPVPVAQRPWFRPVFEADTQAGVLHAYAGVCTLIGRRAARIFETVRRAADEASEVAGVWETLLRNRRAGARMVVERGYSLGPLRQGADVERAVDVLWIFNDPAHYDALVLRCGWTEDSFRDWLSERMQDVLLVR
- a CDS encoding spore photoproduct lyase family protein, with translation MNRTRVRFSVNCAPVGERFEGGTARVPDRLAALRRLALDGYPVGLTIAPIIALPDWREAYGELLDQVRAAVDGVPDLDLTAELITHRFTPGSKEVLLGWYPRTRLEMDEESRTRKRGKFGAVKYVYPRDTMAELRGWFTAELTARVPACRILYWT
- a CDS encoding ThuA domain-containing protein, translated to MIAELSTRTRRILSLFVALVVALTAGVAVSASRSAQAAPTFKVLAFYNGTWDDAHIDFVKDARAWFPQAAAQHGFSWEATNNWGLLNTANLAQYKVVMFLDDAPPAAQRAAFQQYVQNGGGWLGFHVSAFTTNPSSWSWYYNTFLGSGSFQTNTWGPTRVTMRVDNRTHAATRNLPATFPSSISEWYSWSNDLRQNPNIDILASVDPSSFPVGTDPNQSWYGGYYPLVWSNRQYKMLYANFGHNAMNYSTKTGLSSTFDSPQQNQLLIDGLHWLAGVSTTPPTTPPPSDGISPTAWHTVVNRGSGKCVDARAAASANGTAIQQYTCNNSAAQQYQFGPTSGGFLRVNNRNNSAQVLDVTNVSTADSAPIQLWNYTGGNNQQWRAESEGGGYYRLVNRLSGKCLDVPGASTADSVQLIQYTCNGTAAQSFRLVPLS